The window CAGCAGCAGCTCATAACAATAGGTTTTGGTCGTACAGGATAACATTAATAACGACAGTTTCAAATAAAATGGTCAACAGACATCGAGTGAATTTTATGCGTTACCCTGTAATACGCACGTGGAAGTCAAGGACATGCAGTCATTcagcatacagtctagcagTTCATTATGAAGGGTTTTATACATGCTTTCAACTGTGTTCAAGGTTTTAgcatctcaaaaaccacacaaaagacctgaaactggCCCAAACAATTGGACTTTGGGAAAAGGGAGATCTTTCCCACTCCCAATCTTTGCAACAAATCTTAGATTTAATTcagatttttctgttttaaacaaaatctTGGCAGCTGCAGAGGATTTTCATATTAGCCCAATCTAACACCCCGGTTATTAACGGTGtgtctgctgctcctcctccactGGAAAAGCAAGTGTGGGGGCGGAGTGATTCTTGACCTAATGGGCCTTTTAGAAGTGCTTGGtgtagttcccatttttgaccaccaAGTGCTAGAATAACTGTATGGAGAAATGAGCAGACATCAAGGAAGGTGAGCAAATTATCAGAACATCAGCTTATATCTATCAAATAgtgacactttaaaaaaataaaaataaaaaaataaataaaaaaattggtaGTCCTTCAAAAGGTAATTAGGATGTAAActgagtttaaaatgaatggTGTTGTGAATAAGGACATTGTAAAGATTAACATTTGATAAACGGTTGGTGTAAATGTTGGTGCTCTGCCACACCTGCCCCTATGAACACACCACCACTGATAATTATTTAGCTCCAGTATCCCAATTattcttagtggttagcgcgtttgcctcatacctccggggttgggggttcgaatcccgcctctgtcctgtgtgtgcgtgtggagtCCTTCccgtgctttaggggtttccaCCAGagactctggtttcctcacccaggccaaagacatgcgatgtaggctgattggcatttctgcaattgtccgtagtgtgcccAGCGATgtgttggcatcccatccagggcgTCCCCCACCTCGTGTCCCGAGTCCCCgtggataagctccaggctcctcgtgaccctgtgtaggataagcggtatagaaaatggttggatggaattcttttttttttttcttcttcttcttctttttttttgggggggggggtacaattattattattattattattattattattatttatatatatatatatatatatatatatatatatatatatatatatatatatatatatatatatatatatatatttttttttttataaagtcaGCAGAAATCAGcctttttattcacatttataaaCTTGGAATGAAAATAATATTCCAATAATATCCTCTACACAGGTGATTTTACCTTTTACAATCTAAATAGAAACATAATCAGactcaaaataaatacacaaataaatgttGCCACCACAGTTAAACTGGACAAGGAGCACTTTTGATTTGACCTAAAGTCAGTTGCCAATCTCAAATGTTCCCAGTTACTTGAACTAAGCTCACCAACATTGCAATAGATTATGCTTAtaattgaagaaaacaaaatctatactcactataaaaatataattgtgcatCCTTAATGTACAATAAATACTATGTATATACTGAATGTAGCCCAGTGCTGGCCATGTACTGAGTTGTGAGCATATATTTTGTGCTGCCTTCCTCAGATGGTTCCACGGTAAGATAACACGTGATCAAGCCGAGAGACTGCTCTACCCACCTGAGATGGGGCTGTTCCTGGTGCGTGAGAGCACCAACTACCCCGGAGACTACACTCTGTGTGTGAGCTCTGAGGGCAAAGTGGAGCATTACCGCATCATCTACCACAATGGGAAACTCACCATCGACGAGGAGGCGTACTTCGAGAACCTCATGCAGCTCGTCGAGGTGAGGATTGTTTTGGCGTTGCTCTTTGGATTTCAGtggagctttttatttattaaaaaaaaccttcttttttttttttaataaagctctctttttatagtaaatataaatctgtgacaCTTGCTGTATAAAGTGTGAACATGTGCTAGCAATGTATCTTGGCACTTCAGTGTCAAGGTAGCAAATTGATATTGCACCAACAGATCTTTAGCCACCTTTAAAAGCAGCGTTGGCTGATTATCCCCAAAATAGGCATTGAACAAATATCTATTTGTTCAATGGGAAGAATACCACTGGTGCAGTTTTGTTCAAGAAGGGCTGACATAGCCTCCCAAAATATACATTTGGCCACTTTGTTGCCTGTCAAACATCACTGTTTTACAAAAGAAAACCTGCTTTAatgtaaaatgattaaaaaaaaaatcagaacattAAGGTAGGTGATCATTGTAAACATCTAATCTGCCAATTTATGTTCTCTAGCTTTAATTCTTTGTTCACTTACATTTAAGGCCCAATGTCACAATGGGAACCCAATGTCACAATTGCATTCTTATGACACTAATGTTGGCTTTGTGGCCCAAATATACGGTTACTCTGAATGGTTAGATTGTGGTATCTACATGTACACAGCAAAAAAAGTGTATGAAATTCATCTAGCAATGAATACTAagttaaacaacaaacaaagttTGAATCAACATGCAGCAGTTTAATACACAATAGTGTTTCCTTTGTGAGGTAAACATGTTGACAGTCTTTCACACATGTACTTGTCAGTGTCGGAAAATAGACAGGTGGTCAAAAAGCTGTGTTTGAGCTGTTAACAAGAAGACAGTATTAACTTTAAATGATTTGCTGCACTTTTGTGACACAAAAGAACCTTCGCCCATTTTTTGTCCCGGAGTGTGCCGGAAAGACTCCCTAGATTATGTACAGGACAATCATATTTTCAAGTTTTCCccaaaaactatataaaaatgGTGAATTAAAAGTTGTCAAAAACATATGATTGGGCCAACAGATTTTCAGCCACCTTTAACCTGTTTGATCATTGAATTTAGTTGTTTGAATCacattataattaatatataactTACTTTGTTggcatacatacattatataatgtCCCCTAAATGGGACTGTGAGTAATCTGATTTGTTCTTGCTGAATTCCAAATATGGCTTAGTTTAGTTTCGACAAACTATATGCAAAACgttgtttgtgttatttttttttggccacatgATGGCCACAGACAGGCTCAAAATAGCCAAAACAGGAAGCAGCCCACATCAGACATAGCAACTGATTCAGAGAGAACTTTAAGTGTTTGTTAAGCGTCAGGAAACACGCACATACTTACTTACAGGTCTTCACAGcactttaactttaactttGAACTTTTGCTTGATCAGTGTGTACATGAGTGTCACATTGCTTCATATGCTGCTGAGACTATTTTGCCTCCAAATGTCCTCCAAAAGTGCTAATCTCTGAGCTTTGAGCTCGGCTCCATGTTGCACTGTGCGTAGTTGAGCTAAAACGCAGTGGGGGAGAAACCTCATGAGGAGTACTTTAAGGTGACGAGCATTTCAACTGcttctttacattttatgtacAAGTTACTTATCTGTACTATTTCCTTACTGATGGGGACGATCTGTCTGCGTGGTGCATGCTGATTTACTGGTTGTTTATAAGTTTTGACGAGGTGCTGAGTAGTGGTTTGGTGACTCATTTGAACTCGGCTCTTTGCATCctgctctctttcttctctctaaACCCAACTATTATTGCATTCTATTCtgtttatatacaggtgcatctcaaaaaagtaGGATATCGtagaaaagtttgtttttttcgccccgtaatttaattaaaaaagtggaactttcatatattctagattcattcaATATGGCTTATAgatcatggaaatcaaaaatccagtatctcaaaatattcaaataaacaatttataatacagaaatgtcggccTTCTGATTGTTGgcttttttcatatatttttttgacaagcgaatcatctttgaaacagtgcctattaataaagttgatatacttgaacaaacccACAAGGACGATTagcattttcaatcatttattcaacagaaatatcaatagatgtgatattcttcagtggaaaaagtaagtacacccttggcctcagaagctagtattgcccacTTTAGCAGGAAAAACGTCTTTTAGGCATTtcgcataattgtccaccaggcttgctggaatttttgaccactcttccatgcaatatactttcagttgcaagatgttttgagggttttcttgcatgtactgcctgtttcagatcccccacaacattccaatgggattcaaatccaggctttgtctaggctattccataaccctccatttctcctttgtgagccattccttggtggagttgctagtgtgcttaggaccattatcctgttgaaaggttcaactttcggacagatggcctcacattatcttcaagcactctttgatatgatacagaattcatagttgaatcaatgaatgcaagctgtccagtctctgaggcagtgaagcaaccccaaccATAACTTTctaccaccgtgcttcacagctttccaggagaaacacctcataccaactgtctttggtctgtgccaaacatatctgctgTTACTATAGCCAAACAACATTGATTTGTTGATgaatctttgattcatctgtccagagcacattattcatAATGGCCTGGTCTttacctatatgctcattggcaaactgtagtcttgcaaaggctttttcctggcacgcctcccacgcaggtcaaatttgtgattcaatctctttctgattctagaagcatgtactttgacaccaacagttgcaagatttAGTGATGAAGCAGATCCTGTGACGAAATTTTGGGGTTCATggagaatttttatttttttgcgtCACACTCTTGGTCTgctcttggactgaatttgctagGACGGCCAGCCCAGGACAAATTgacagtcgtttgaaatctgtgccatttgtagattatttttccCTACTGTGGAACgatgtatttcaaaataatttggagatctttttaaacccCTTGCATCCAcacccttttttctgaaggccttatagaactctttagatcttggcatgacgacaccacacacctcaatagcaaagggaacaccagacactagatatgagaggggtataaataagactgtCTCCACTTGCattccctaagcaggttctaatcactggcacccagtcttcaacacctgattctaattttatggcttttaaggtgtgataaatgtaggagagtgcttactttttccatgtgatttgatctgtttttttgttgactCTCTGTTAGTCTTAAATAGATGGCTATAGAAACGAGTGACTGTTTTTGCTTTCAGTTTGAATTACAGCAGTGGTTATTCTGTCCTCAGTCTGCTCAGTAAGACCCATTAGCTGAGACAGGAGATAACATTAAAATGATACTTTATTGATCTGAGAGTCCTGGTTCAAATGTATAGCATCCAGCAGTATATTTAAAGATCTTATGGGACAGGCTTGATGGCAAGCAAGGTTACATTGCTGAGGAGTTTAGGGATGGTCTGACTTATTTAGCCATCACTGGTGGGATCATGGAACTGTGTGTGTCCTATCCTGggcatcgtgtgtgtgtgtgtgtgtgtgtgtgtgtgtgtgtgtgtgatttgtttttcatGGTGTGCCAGTGAAGCACACTCTCTCACGTACATGGCTTTACCTCACCTGTCGCCTGCACTTCAGTTCCTGGAAAAGTTGATGAAAAGGAAGTGACAAAGAGGAAGATCACACATTTGAGAGGCACGATTGTTGCAGTTCTGTTGCAAGGGTTATACAATCTTCTGTTCCATCGTGCAAAGATCTTTGACACCAAGATTGTGTGGGTATTCTGCatgttttgaatgtgtgtgttttcaggataCAGGTTTATGCTTTACTGTAGTAGTCTGCGtgcatacagtggggtccaaatgtttgagagcactagtgaaaatgcttttattttacattcttttctaaATGAATACAACAATTGTCATTAGAAATTTTATTATTGACAACAAAAGCagaatctctgaaatattttcagattttcctcatacctaatctcttctattgaagcatgtgttcagacaacACTCCatggatttgatttaaaattgatcacaaggttttgcacaaatgcatgcagtccatgccagctcgcgTGCACACGGTCATTAAAGAGGACATACAGTTGAGgccataagtttacatatgcttgcataatctgcaaaatgttaataattaaaaataattattttgtcttctggtaAACATGTGAATATctcatgtagcttctgaagggcagtactaaatgaaaaaataagatctttaaacaaaataacaatatacatgatcatcatgttcaaaagtactaaataaaaaactaaatccTTAACATTTtgaagattctgcaaggcatgtATTAACTTACAACCTCAACTGTATGTCCTCTTTAATGACCATGTGCACGCAAGCTGGCATGGACTGCATgcgtttgtgcaaaaccttgtgatcaattttaaatcaaatccatGGAGTgttgtctgaacacatgcttcaatagaagagattaggcatgaggaaaatctgacctttagtacaaagcagttaacatggtcagtaTAGCCAGGTCCAGCTTCAGCGCCAGCTTTAGCTCCAGCCAgcaccatcaaaccccttcagatgattcagaacgcagcagcacgccttattttcaaccagcccaagagaacccatgtcacacccctcttcatctccctccactggcttcctgtagctgcccgcatcacaTTCAttgccttgatgctcacctacaagaccttgtctggaacagcaccctcctacctcaactctctccttgaGTTTTATGTTTCCTCGCACAACCTGCGTTCAGTTAACGAGTAGTTAACtgagtagtgcctactcagcgaggcTCAAGGTCCCCTTCCAgcaccttcaaactaactgtccctcagtggtgaatgaacttccaacttcaaTCTGGACAGCAGAATTTGTCACTATGTTCAAGAAACGGTTAAatacccacctcttccatgaacacttaactaactcTTAACTTGTCTTCAATCcactaaaataattataattctgCACTTCTTCTGGCTCTTACACTTCTACtttctgcgcactttgcttctctagaactcgaTTAGATATCTTGTATGAtggcactacttgtattgttctccgcttgatatatcgctttgcttgtatttccttctTTGTAAGTCGCTTcgaataaaagcgtctgctaaatgaataaatgtaaagaacACATTTGctgacatttaaatagggaTCGAGAAAtggtgcagaatcttgaatattaaatattaatttattttgtactACACTGTAGATGTCTGAGACTGCCCTCTGTTGATGAACTGTTAATGTTGGAAACAAAAGAAACTTCAGCTTTGCTTGCTCTTGACTTCTGTATAGAAGATATTATAGAAATGTGAGTGAATATATTTTCTGACTTCATGCCTGGCTGATTAAAGGTGAAGTCTACAAATCTGCAGAAGCCCTGCAATGTGTCTAATATAATACTAATTGTGTTGGTGATCTTTGTGTGCAGCACTACACAAAAGATGCGGACGGGCTTTGCACCAGACTCATCAAACCCAAGCTCATGGAGGGAACAGTGGCAGCGCAGGATGAGTTCTCCAGAAGTAAGAGCATAGAACATCTTCCCATTCCTCTTTTCCTATAGTAGCCTCTTGTGTATTTTGagaaatcattttaaactactgtttgtttgggttttttttttttaaacctctatTGTTGTCAAATTTTCCAGATCATGTATATGACTTTATTATTTGATTGTGTGCAAAGTGAGATAGTgagacagtaataataataaaggaactGAGCTGTAGCTGAGCTGTAAGTGATGTACCTTatgggcaaaagtttgcattCCCTATGCATTTTGAATggaaattcattacatttattttcagtaagccctttatcctggtcagggtgacTGTGGATCTGAATCTCGGGAATACTGGGTCTTTTCTCTCAACTCCTAAAAACAAGCGAGTAGGTGGATCAGTGTCTAAATTGCCCccaagtgtgaatgtgtgcatgcatggtgccttgatggactggcgtcccatccaggatgtattcctgttttactcccagtgttcctgggatttgTGCAAAAAAGCATCAATTCCATGTTcaagatattaaaaatataatatagcaCAATAATCTAACACACAAGGAAAATCAACATGAAAAGAGAAGGGGGAAAAACCAGTAGATCAAGCATCACTGTTGCCATCCTGACCTGTATTATGTAATGGTTGTAAGACCAGTGCAGCAGAATACTGTTCTATATTTTGGACACAATAAATGATATAACTGCTTTCTGATGCAGGCTTTGGATGCCAAAAATGGCCAAATATTTCTTGAAATTTCTTTAGAATGATTAGCCAGAAGAATCTGTATAAGATTAATTGGATAAACAGACAGGTTATGGTTCCTTCCGTGTCCTGCGACTTGTACAATGTGGACTCACTGCAGAATTCTGAACTACATATAGTATTACATGCTAGAAGTCTGGTCCTATTACAtatctaaaaaagaaaaactattgATATGCAAAGCTCCATCATTGTGGTGTTCTGGTTCAATGCTGGTAGCAGTAgtcacacttcctgtttctgttgCTCAGGTGGATGGGCACTGAACCGCAAGGAACTGAAACTCATTCAAACTATTGGAAAGGGTGAATTTGGAGGTAAGTTTCACACTAGTCTATCTAAGACTATTCTCTTTAAGGGTGTATTTGTATGAATCATAGATTTGTCATCGCTCCTCTAATGCAGAAGCGGATGATATTTCCTGTTTCCTCTTTCCTAAGATAACTTCTTAAATTTATCTATTATTCATCTCTTCCTGATTTGAGTCTGCTGTAATGCttgaacagattaaaaaacatgGAGCAACATATCCATGTACAAAGATAAGATTTGGAAAAACTCAAAGCATGACGCTAATCACCAAGTGAATGACGTGACACGTTTTGCGCAGATGTCATGGTGGGGGATTACAGAGGCACTAAAGTAGCTGTGAAGTGCATCAAACATGACGCCACAGCGCAGGCTTTCATCGCCGAGGCCTCGGTAATGACGTAAGTTCTCAGCTCTTTCATAAAATGCTCGTGTTGAAGTTGAAGCTCGATTTGTCACATTCAAAGAGTTATACAGAGTAGAATTGTTTATAGTGAAATGCTATGGAGTATATTACGGGATAGAAGTGGGTATGTGCAATATGGGTATGTGCAATATGTGTATGTGGAgtgcagagagaggagagatgatgatgatgatgatgatataagTCATCTGCCCTTAAGGTACACTGTGTTCTTGTCCAGTCAGCAGTTATTCTTGACGTACTAAAATCACCTTGAGCATTTGCTCCTGTATTTTGTGCTGTGACTATAGTAATTGAACTTGATGAAATATTAAATCCCGTCCAtgcctttttgtgtgtgtgtgtgtgtgtaggcaaaTGCGACACAATAACCTGGTGCAGTTGTTGGGAGTGATCGTAGAGGAGAAGGGCAGCTTATTCATCGTCACAGAGTACATGGCTAAGGTCAGTGACATGAACGGCATTTAACCAGCACTGGTTACACCACgtcactgttgaattctcaaatctaattggtcaaaaggtgttgattttaattttctataacagcagctcggacagaaGCGTAACTGTAATTcttatcacaggtttatattaatgagctcgCTGTAGCTAATTCACAGAAGCTTGAATGGCGAATTCTCTACAAtttaaggctaataataaatggatgtggaataaatgtatgaaaacgttatttaacaaagatattagTATGACGAAGTTTATTTCTATTAGGAAAAGAACCTTTATTGAACCTTTctggaaggagactccagtaTCGGTGCTTTGTAATGATGAGTAGGTTTTCTGCCACAGGAGAGTCTTCGGAATCTGCCACTAGGTTGTCTGTGCGTGCATCTGAGGTTCTCAAGAATgagtggttgaataattttgtagGATTTAGCTGGAAGTATCTCTGTAACCAACAAAAAGAACTGATtacattttggaattgatccaagcagggtcaaggtcacagcaaggtaaaatgtctgaaatagcttttcttcaatagcttccttcctgtttgtcataCAGAGATGTTTTTACACGTTCATGTTCAGGCCAAATTTCTGGCTacctaatatttttttaaatgttagtcTGTCAATCCATCGGTCTGTCGGTAGGAAATTCTCGTTAGTACAGAATCTCAAAAATAAGTGATTTTCCTTTAACGGAGCTTCTTGGTGAAACCTTTTTGGATAGGTAACAATCTGGATTTGGAATGACTCAATTTTATACATCTCAGAATGAccacgtttacatgcacatgaAATTCCGTATAAGGTCTATAAttgggttgcagccatattctgaatacgatgtttatCTGCGTACAGGCATAGGAATATTACTGTATACACGGTTGTTATAAGTACGCCTGCGCTGCTAAATGCCTCAAATTATTCCTAAATACCGAACCTATAGCTATGCAACTGTTAGCATCCACAATTCCTTGCAAACTGAGCATGTGCATGTatttcctttcagtggattttctgaataaggtgtttacatgcaacaaatttctgaCTAAAACGGGTaaattccaggggtgggaatcggAGTTTGAGAAGTCAGAATATTTCTTAATCTGAATCAGGCAATAGGATTGCTGCGTTTACACGATTCAAtaataattagaatattgccaaattccgaATAATAGGTTAAATGAGTAATGTGTTGTGTATGGGGAATTTAATGTAAACTCCCATTATATTAAAATTGTGCTTATCTGTTTTCAAATGGCAAATACTTTTCCAAGGCCTTTAGGTTAATTGAATTATCTTGTGGAGATGTATGCAATTTTTGTTTATGTGCAACACTTGAGGATGGATCTTAATATGGCGAATTATGAGTGACGTAATGAGCACATTTATTTGCTGAACTTGTACAAATGGAAAGGAAGGCTACATTAATACGGAATGGCCGTGTCTCTGCAGGGAAGCCTGGTGGACTATCTCCGCTCCAGAGGACGCACTGTTATTGGAGGAGACTGTTTGCTCAAGTTCTCCATGTGAGTTTTTAATCTTGTCTGGTAGTACGTTGGAGGAATATTCCAGTGGTTTTCAACCTAGTCTCTCGCCATCACGTGCAGTGTACTCCAAGAAGCTCGACACATTTACTTGTGCtaagaaaagaatagaaaaccTTTTAGTTTTATGAAGGCTTATCCAAATAATTGTAAACTTCTCAGTGGTTTTGTGGTATTCATCCATGATCAGATGTAAactgagtagtagtagtaataatgataataggaAGAAGTAGAAAAAGAATCTATTTCTGTAGCATCTTCCATACATTTAAATGCAGCTCAGTGCTTTATAGTgtgaagtgtaaaaaaaaaaaaaaaaaaaaaaaaactgagaaatgaagaaatgatGGTCAAAATAACTTAATAATACAGGCagataataaatatgtaataaataatagcaGTGATGGACAGAATTTCTtctaataactaaataataatatataattaaaatgtttaaatatagacaataattgaaataatataaaagtaatTTAAACATAACATTACCGGTCAAAATAAGGCAAATCATAAAAGCTTGTTAAATACTAAAGtggaaaaatatgtttttagctgattttaaaaaaataaataaataaaaaatttaatcattGATGGATAATGAGTGTTTGgtgcataaaaacaaaatgctgctTCACCACTCTTGAAGATCCTTCCTTCTGAAAAGTAGTCCATctctgaaaataaaattcatatgTATTGAATAAAAACGTGGTTTGCGTAAACATTTATTGACATCCCTTAAACGTTCATAATAAATGAGTTTAGGATAAACAGGATTTCTGGTCTATTTTCTGTACAGAGAAATGTGATTTACCTTCtctgtggtaatcacacacacgttatgGATACGGCATATAGAGATTAGACTGAAAATGCAGAAAGAATAGTATTTCACTAAGGTCACAAAATGTGTGGTGTAATTCGGTCACCTTGActagacattttaaaatgacattccAGTTTCCTATCAttgtaatcattttaattattactgttatttgGATTACATGCTTTCTCTCGGCCTCTCTGTGTAGGGATGTGTGTGAGGCCATGGAATATCTGGAGGCTAACAACTTCGTCCATAGAGATCTGGCAGCTCGGAATGTTTTAGTTTCCGACGACAACATCGCTAAAGTCAGTGATTTCGGTTTGACCAAGGAGGCATCGTCCACTCAGGACACGGCTAAGCTGCCCATCAAATGGACGTCCCCTGAAGCCCTGAGAGAAAAGGTAGTTCAAGTGTATGTGCACGAGCGCTTGTGTCTGAATAGGCAGATAAACTGCAGACACGCGTGTAGACCACTGCTAAATTCTGTAATTCCTGTGTGTGCCTGAACAGAAATTCTCCACTAAGTCAGATGTATGGAGTTATGGAATATTGCTCTGGGAGATCTATTCCTTTGGCCGCGTACCATACCCGAGAATCGTGAGTATTCTTGGTTATTTAGTCCagtaaatagtttcagaaagaTACAAATGTGTAATTGTGGTTTTCTGTGACATCGTCAAAGGTAAAGCCACAGTTTtacaccacaggaaagtcttcagggctTGAAGCTTTGAATTTCTCAAGAAAATGACGAAACTGCATTTATTTGTCTTCTTAACCTCAAgagagatggggaaaaaaagccttGTGCTGCTGtgatacaaacaaaaactaccTTATACACTTCTAACATATGTTCTATACCATTAAGTACAcagttaaaaagaaatgtaaaaataaataagtaaaatttGTTGCGTTGGTGAATTGCACACTGGCGCAGT is drawn from Ictalurus furcatus strain D&B chromosome 8, Billie_1.0, whole genome shotgun sequence and contains these coding sequences:
- the csk gene encoding tyrosine-protein kinase CSK, coding for MSAIQTIWPPGTECVARYNFPGTTDQDLPLCKGDVLTIIGVTKDPNWYKAKNTVGREGTIPANYVQKREGVKSGGKLSLMPWFHGKITRDQAERLLYPPEMGLFLVRESTNYPGDYTLCVSSEGKVEHYRIIYHNGKLTIDEEAYFENLMQLVEHYTKDADGLCTRLIKPKLMEGTVAAQDEFSRSGWALNRKELKLIQTIGKGEFGDVMVGDYRGTKVAVKCIKHDATAQAFIAEASVMTQMRHNNLVQLLGVIVEEKGSLFIVTEYMAKGSLVDYLRSRGRTVIGGDCLLKFSMDVCEAMEYLEANNFVHRDLAARNVLVSDDNIAKVSDFGLTKEASSTQDTAKLPIKWTSPEALREKKFSTKSDVWSYGILLWEIYSFGRVPYPRIPLKDVVPRVEKGYKMDSPDGCPPAVYDVMKLCWTLEPAMRPSFKALRENLQLIQDKDYL